From one Brevundimonas sp. PAMC22021 genomic stretch:
- a CDS encoding HNH endonuclease: protein MRKAPRGDKAPPAALAKPVKGRTELEHAQAHYADPYDPKTGSYGFKVYKAAEVKERLDELFFGKCAYCETFYASSAPVDIEHYRPKGAVEGEPDHRGYWWLAMAWENLLPSCIDCNRRRKQPTPKPGANLAALDQTARFSASRIVLTGKKDLFPLAPMGVRATGDTANLDAEQALLLNPCEDDPADHLVHHVERAPLVGLVLPKGPSAGVLPAAAAALAEVADAAAQLGLSVRGAVSIQVYGLNRLGLVQDRTRVLRRLEFLEVLIIELSSIIESLEDKTDPDVIEAVRKLESLKQQTLAEMNAMADVRSPYSSMAAAWIEAFTVRLLA from the coding sequence ATGCGCAAGGCGCCGCGAGGCGACAAGGCCCCGCCCGCCGCGCTCGCAAAGCCCGTCAAGGGCCGGACCGAGCTCGAGCACGCACAAGCCCACTACGCCGATCCGTACGATCCGAAGACCGGGTCCTACGGATTCAAGGTCTACAAGGCGGCCGAGGTGAAGGAGCGGCTCGACGAGCTGTTCTTCGGGAAATGCGCTTACTGCGAGACCTTCTACGCCTCCAGCGCGCCCGTGGACATCGAGCACTACAGACCCAAGGGCGCCGTCGAGGGCGAGCCCGACCATCGGGGCTACTGGTGGCTGGCGATGGCTTGGGAGAACCTCCTGCCGAGCTGCATCGACTGCAATCGCCGGCGCAAGCAGCCCACGCCAAAGCCGGGCGCCAATCTGGCCGCCTTGGATCAGACGGCCAGGTTCAGTGCGTCACGGATCGTCCTGACGGGCAAGAAGGACCTGTTCCCCTTGGCCCCGATGGGTGTTCGGGCGACCGGGGACACCGCCAACCTGGATGCGGAGCAGGCATTGCTGCTGAATCCCTGCGAGGATGATCCGGCGGATCACCTCGTCCACCATGTCGAGCGGGCGCCGCTGGTCGGTCTCGTGCTCCCCAAGGGCCCAAGCGCGGGCGTCCTGCCAGCAGCGGCCGCCGCGCTGGCAGAGGTTGCCGACGCCGCAGCCCAGCTCGGCCTCTCGGTCCGCGGAGCCGTGTCCATCCAGGTCTATGGATTGAACCGCTTGGGCCTCGTGCAGGATCGGACCCGAGTGCTCCGGCGGCTCGAATTCCTCGAGGTCCTGATCATCGAGTTGTCGAGCATAATCGAGTCACTCGAGGACAAGACCGATCCGGATGTCATCGAGGCCGTCAGGAAGCTGGAGAGCTTGAAGCAGCAGACCCTCGCTGAGATGAACGCCATGGCGGACGTCCGATCCCCTTATTCATCGATGGCGGCGGCCTGGATCGAGGCCTTCACAGTCCGGCTGCTGGCGTGA
- a CDS encoding AAA family ATPase, with amino-acid sequence MELLSATDERQSQTGVRREGSELRHSSILDGLAHLFRGRCAFCEAATQTRPYRFRPASEARPPAPGGRSHLYYVWLAEDWDNIYAICDLCDPEQPDLFAVTGPRMPIPSPEALRGYVDDGAWPQDLTLDRPVLLDPCRDRNFTTHLEVRGDGAILGLSTRGRPTVGFFNLNHPRRVAERRDAFNSRLVDLRHIATRPFDETGRDRLRELLAFQELPFGGAWRLYLRRLVIELRRRMGEPAAAAQSGMERFLIGFVQRRDAVAALDDAVATVEEFDAAVDAPASAIRRSAHNKARLARVEVSNFKGVEDLSFEVGDVRSRIGGGDAPSLIILGENAAGKSTILEAIAMAMSDRKALDQLKIDPVDYRLDPTMMGGKGRPRTHSGVKLRFDDGEDRLMRISARGLSAEGRSDLPPVFAYGAFRQYVDRTRRYSAARSVMSLFKTDALLSKPERWLMSLDEERFDAVVRTLRPILSISQDFDVVRRDPVQDRCMVVFQTPSRAGLVETLTPLTQVSSGFRSVLAMMCDLLEGMMHHKVNPGFTGFSTARGVLLIDEIEAHLHPRWKMQIMRGLRTALPQMTIIATTHDPLCLRGMDDGEVMVLHRVAGAETTDTDLPVFVERLTELPGVSRLTVQQLLTSDFFSLFSTDSPEAETDLARIADLLAAQAAGRVLSDRDLDVLRAFERDVASALPVGSSQVHRLVQSAVAEYLAAKRDASDARLRRLRHETRQAIVDALERV; translated from the coding sequence ATGGAGCTCCTGTCCGCGACCGACGAACGCCAATCGCAGACAGGCGTCCGGCGTGAGGGGTCCGAGCTCAGGCACTCCAGCATCCTGGACGGGCTCGCCCACCTCTTCCGGGGACGCTGCGCCTTCTGCGAGGCGGCCACCCAGACCCGGCCCTACCGCTTCCGCCCAGCATCGGAGGCCCGTCCGCCCGCGCCCGGTGGCAGGAGCCATCTCTATTACGTCTGGTTGGCTGAGGACTGGGACAACATCTACGCCATCTGCGACCTCTGCGATCCCGAACAGCCCGACCTCTTCGCGGTCACCGGGCCCCGGATGCCGATCCCGTCCCCGGAGGCGCTCAGGGGCTATGTCGATGACGGAGCCTGGCCTCAGGATCTGACGCTTGACCGCCCGGTCCTGCTGGACCCATGCCGCGATCGGAACTTCACCACCCATCTGGAGGTGCGCGGCGACGGCGCGATCCTGGGACTGAGCACAAGGGGTCGTCCGACGGTGGGGTTCTTCAACCTCAACCACCCGCGGAGGGTCGCCGAGCGGCGGGACGCATTCAACAGCCGCCTTGTAGACCTCCGGCACATCGCGACGAGGCCGTTCGACGAGACCGGGCGCGACCGGTTGCGGGAGCTGCTGGCCTTCCAAGAGCTGCCCTTCGGCGGAGCCTGGCGTCTCTACCTGCGCCGTCTGGTCATCGAACTGAGGCGGCGCATGGGCGAGCCGGCCGCCGCGGCGCAGTCGGGCATGGAGCGGTTCCTGATCGGCTTCGTTCAGCGACGCGACGCGGTGGCTGCACTTGATGATGCAGTGGCGACTGTCGAGGAGTTCGACGCCGCCGTCGACGCCCCGGCAAGCGCCATCCGCCGGTCCGCGCACAATAAGGCCCGACTGGCCAGGGTCGAGGTCTCGAACTTCAAGGGCGTCGAGGACCTCTCGTTTGAGGTCGGCGACGTCCGATCTCGCATAGGCGGCGGTGACGCGCCGTCCCTGATCATCCTGGGGGAGAACGCCGCCGGCAAGAGCACAATCCTCGAGGCGATCGCCATGGCCATGAGCGACCGAAAGGCCCTTGACCAGCTCAAGATCGATCCCGTGGATTACCGGCTCGATCCGACCATGATGGGCGGCAAGGGGCGTCCGCGCACCCACAGCGGAGTGAAGCTCAGGTTCGATGACGGAGAGGACCGTCTCATGCGGATCAGCGCCCGTGGGCTCTCGGCCGAGGGGCGCTCGGATTTACCGCCGGTCTTCGCCTATGGCGCTTTCCGGCAGTATGTGGATCGCACGCGCCGCTATTCGGCCGCCCGCTCGGTGATGAGCCTGTTCAAGACCGACGCCCTCCTCTCCAAGCCGGAGCGGTGGCTCATGTCCCTGGACGAGGAGCGGTTCGATGCCGTTGTGAGGACGCTCCGCCCGATCCTCTCAATCAGCCAAGACTTCGATGTCGTTCGACGTGATCCGGTCCAGGATCGTTGCATGGTGGTCTTCCAGACGCCGTCCCGAGCCGGACTGGTGGAGACCCTCACGCCGCTCACCCAGGTCTCCTCCGGCTTCCGGTCCGTCCTGGCGATGATGTGCGACCTGCTGGAGGGCATGATGCACCACAAGGTCAATCCGGGGTTCACCGGCTTCTCGACCGCTCGCGGCGTGCTCCTGATCGATGAGATCGAAGCCCATCTGCATCCGCGATGGAAGATGCAGATCATGCGCGGCCTGCGGACGGCACTGCCCCAAATGACGATCATCGCGACGACGCACGATCCCCTATGCCTGCGGGGGATGGACGACGGGGAGGTCATGGTGCTCCACCGCGTCGCGGGAGCGGAGACGACGGACACCGATCTGCCGGTCTTCGTCGAACGGCTGACGGAACTCCCAGGGGTCAGCCGGCTCACCGTTCAGCAGCTCCTGACCTCTGACTTCTTCAGTCTGTTCTCGACGGACTCGCCAGAGGCCGAGACGGATTTGGCGCGGATCGCCGATCTTCTGGCCGCCCAAGCTGCGGGCCGCGTGTTGAGCGACCGCGACCTGGACGTGCTGCGCGCCTTTGAACGGGATGTGGCCTCGGCCCTCCCTGTGGGGTCGAGCCAGGTGCATCGTCTCGTCCAGTCCGCGGTGGCGGAGTACCTCGCCGCCAAGCGGGATGCATCGGACGCCCGGCTCCGTCGGCTGCGACACGAGACGCGACAGGCGATCGTCGACGCCCTGGAGAGGGTCTGA